The Gemmatimonas sp. genome window below encodes:
- a CDS encoding Mur ligase family protein produces the protein MTDALVDEPEYPSPNIRDCRRLQGPNRYGPTPGAVVTVVVVDDDARRAVDHWPYAARRLTQALGWERTEFVARHSIGDATCYLSAPTDGLMTATAVAEMAWVESEAYIGQREVPDAAPMLRAQYAEECARHPHVRELAAGALTRGLAFSIDDEAVSVGSGRGVRTWPHGDAPPSASVAWNDVSDVPLIMVTGSNGKTTTTRLVAAMWRAAGATTGWSCSDGVFVESDVEKRTLGVGDYTGPGGARLVMRDADVQVGVLETARGGMLRRGLGTTTAQVAVITNISADHFGEYGVHTLEDLAEVKAIVTRALGPAARLVLNADDPTLVALGERLSAVHAVPIVWFSMNADTELVADGIEAYGDGAVLHDGHLMLCREGVWGDAGRVHEMPVTADGAARHNVENALAAALTASCAGVSLSAVHVALRRFGAAVHDNAGRLERYAFGGITAFVDYAHNPEGIRALCATAASVVAARRGLVLGNAGDRDDEQLRALARAAWSVATFDRVVVKEMVSLLRGRPEGELPTLLVDELRRCGAADDRVTVSPSEFDAVRALLAWARDGDVLVLPTHAERGRVTAYLEQLRTDGWRAGEALPET, from the coding sequence TTGACCGACGCGCTGGTCGACGAACCAGAATATCCGTCGCCGAACATTCGTGACTGTCGGCGCCTGCAGGGGCCGAATCGGTACGGCCCGACGCCCGGCGCGGTCGTTACGGTCGTCGTCGTCGATGACGACGCCCGTCGTGCGGTTGATCATTGGCCGTACGCGGCACGCCGACTCACGCAGGCGCTGGGCTGGGAGCGCACCGAGTTCGTGGCACGCCACAGCATTGGCGACGCCACCTGCTACCTCTCGGCGCCAACGGACGGCTTGATGACCGCGACCGCGGTGGCCGAGATGGCGTGGGTGGAATCGGAAGCTTACATCGGCCAGCGCGAGGTGCCCGATGCGGCGCCGATGCTGCGTGCGCAGTACGCCGAGGAGTGTGCGCGACATCCGCACGTGCGCGAACTGGCGGCGGGAGCGCTTACGCGTGGTCTGGCATTCAGCATCGACGATGAAGCCGTGAGTGTCGGCAGCGGACGCGGTGTGCGCACCTGGCCCCATGGTGACGCGCCGCCATCGGCATCGGTGGCATGGAACGACGTGAGCGATGTGCCGCTCATCATGGTCACGGGCAGCAACGGCAAGACCACCACCACGCGTCTCGTGGCTGCGATGTGGCGCGCCGCTGGTGCGACCACCGGCTGGAGCTGCAGCGACGGGGTGTTCGTGGAGTCGGATGTCGAGAAGCGTACGCTGGGTGTTGGTGATTACACCGGGCCAGGAGGTGCGCGCCTCGTGATGCGCGATGCCGACGTGCAGGTGGGTGTCCTCGAAACGGCGCGGGGCGGCATGCTGCGTCGCGGACTGGGCACGACCACCGCGCAGGTCGCGGTGATCACGAACATCTCGGCCGACCACTTCGGGGAGTACGGCGTGCATACGCTCGAGGATCTGGCCGAGGTCAAGGCCATCGTCACGCGCGCGCTCGGCCCAGCAGCGCGGCTGGTACTCAATGCCGACGATCCCACGCTTGTGGCGCTCGGCGAGCGTCTCTCAGCGGTGCACGCCGTTCCCATCGTGTGGTTCAGCATGAACGCCGACACGGAGCTCGTCGCCGACGGCATCGAAGCATATGGCGATGGTGCGGTGCTGCACGACGGACATCTCATGCTCTGTCGCGAGGGCGTGTGGGGCGACGCCGGACGCGTGCACGAGATGCCCGTCACGGCCGATGGAGCGGCGCGCCACAACGTGGAGAACGCACTGGCGGCGGCACTGACCGCGAGTTGCGCCGGCGTGTCGTTGTCAGCCGTGCATGTTGCGTTGCGCCGATTTGGTGCGGCCGTGCACGACAACGCGGGACGTCTCGAGCGTTACGCGTTCGGGGGGATTACCGCGTTCGTGGACTACGCGCATAATCCCGAGGGCATTCGCGCGCTGTGCGCCACCGCCGCGTCGGTCGTCGCGGCACGGCGCGGCTTGGTGCTCGGCAACGCGGGAGATCGTGATGATGAGCAGCTGCGGGCGCTCGCGCGGGCGGCGTGGAGCGTGGCGACCTTTGATCGCGTCGTCGTGAAGGAAATGGTATCGCTACTGCGCGGCCGTCCTGAAGGGGAATTGCCGACGCTGCTCGTAGACGAGCTCCGGCGGTGCGGCGCAGCGGACGATCGGGTTACGGTTTCGCCAAGTGAGTTCGACGCCGTGCGTGCGTTGCTCGCGTGGGCACGCGACGGCGACGTGCTGGTGCTGCCCACCCACGCCGAGCGCGGACGGGTCACGGCCTATCTCGAACAGTTGCGAACCGACGGCTGGCGCGCCGGTGAGGCGTTGCCGGAGACGTAG